The window CAGGTGCCCCCGCACTCGCGTGTCCCTCAATTTCCGATAAGCGAGCTGAGTGCGAAGCAATGGTTATTCACTTTGTTTGATAATCTGCCACATGCTCAGTTAATAAAGTGTGTTGATACATTATGGGAAATTTGGACAGCACGTCGGAAGGCTATCCATGAAGCAATCTTTCGGAGCCCACAATGCCATTTTCTCTTTTGTAAGAGCTTCATCTCGGAGCTTGAAATTTTGAGGGCGCCTATGCCATCTGGCGACAGGCCTCGGGCAGCAACTATCACAACAACGGGAGGCAGTAGAGGATGGAAGGCGCCAGCTGAAGGCGTCGCAAAGATCCATGTGGATGAAGGACTCGCAAGGAATGGGAGATGGGGAGCAGCAGCCTCGATTTGTCGGGATCATAACGGCAAATACCTTGGTTCGTCGGCTATGGTCTTTGATCTAATTACGGACCCTCCTATGCTAGAAGAGTTCTCTTCATCCTTAGAAGAAGGGCATCATGTGTCAAAATGGCAATTTTCCCCCTGGGGACTTACCCGTTAAGAAGCGGTGATGGGGGTCAAAATTCCACCATGTGTATAACAGGGCGGGTACCCGAGAAGCAACCGGGGCGGGGATGGGGGGCAAACTGGCTCCATGGAGCCTCCATGGATACCCTGGACTCCACCTGTCAGTGAAACAAACCACCAAATATATATACAAGCAAACCCTAAACCCGCTCGGTCGCTCCACCTCTCCACTCCACATATCCTTCTTATCTAAATATATTGTAATGTGATATTGCTGTTGAATGTGTATGCTTCCCGATTATTGTGACTATTGTGATCGTTTTATATTTATTCCAACAGTCCACATATCCTTTTTATTCTTGATTATTGTGTTGCTTATCTATGTCAAACTTCTCTAAATATTTTGTTGTGTGCCTTTGTTTTAGGACTACTTGTTTGGATCAACAATGGCATTAAGTCCAACACAATCAGATGCAACTGCATTGGCTGCGAATGGAGATACACAAGCCTCAAGTGCAGCTCCCACTCCAACGCCAAGCTCTAGTGCCAATACAACGCCAGCTGAATCTGTTGACCTGGAGGTGCCATCTAAAACAACAAGAGGAACTAAACCACAGGATGCACACAAGTTGGCTGGTGTGAAAAGAAGGCTCATGTCTAAGGTGTGGGATAAATTTGAGAGGGTTCTTGTGAACGGAAAATGGAAGGCTGAATATGAGTGGTGCCATAGTAAGCTTGTAGGAGAAACAAAGGATGGAACATCACATCTTCACGCGCATTTGACAACATGTGCTTTTAGGCAGACCACAACAGCCTGGAAGCAAGCAGAGCTGAAACTGACCAAGGCAGAAGATGGGAAAGTGAATGTGGAGAATTACATATTTGATCAAGAACTGTGTAGGAAAGAACTTGCTTTGATGATATATTGTCATGAGTACCCACTTGCTATGGTAGATCATGTAGGTTTTAGAAAGTTTTGTGCTATGTTGCAGCCTATGTTCAAGGTTGTGTGTAGAAATACCATCCGGAAAGATATTGTAGAAATGCATGAAGGGCAAAGAGATAAGTTGATCAAGTACTTTGCAAACTTCAAGAATAGAGTTGCTGTGACTTCGCATATGTGGACCGTTGGACATCAAAAGAGAGGATACATGGCTGTAACAAGTCACTACATTGATGGTTCTTGGAATCTGAAGTCATTCCTTCTAAGGTACAATACCATTGCTCCTATCTTACTGCATGTCTGAATACCTTTGCTCTTATTCATGCTTTCTAACCCAATAACTTATAATTTTGCAGGTTTGTATATGTACCAGCACCACATACATCTGAAGTGATTTGTGATGTTCTACATGAAGTTCTGGTAGAGTATCATCTTGAGAAAAAGATATCAACCATTACTCTTGATAACTTAACAACCAACGACAAGGGAGTGGAAGATCTCCTAGATAAGTTAGACTCCTCTCTCATGCTAGGTGGTAAACTGTTGCATATGCGGTGTTGTGCTCACATATTAAATCTAATTGTGAAAGATGGGCTTGTTGTTTTGGGGGATGGTATTGAGAGGGTGCGGGATAGTGTGGGGTTTGGTCAACAACTCCAAAAAGACATGAGAAGTTCGAAAAAACTTGCCGCTTGATGAACATTGAGTACTCTAGGAGATTGAACCTTGATTGTAAAACTAGGTGGAACTCCACATACATAATGCTTAGTATTGATGTGCTGTATAGGGATGTTTTTGATCGTCTTAGTCTGCGTGAAAGGCTTTTTAATTGCTGTCCAACAACTGCTGATTGGGATTTTGCCAAAGAGATGATTGTTAGGCTCAAATTATTCTATGATGTCACTACCTTATGGTCGGGAACTAGTTATGCTACAGCAAATATGTTCCTCCCTAATGTTTGTCGTATTAAGTTAGCAATTCGCAAATGGACTACACCTGATTATGAGCTGTTGCAATATATGCCCGATGAGATGAAAAAGAAGGACGAACCGATGCAACAAATGTCCGAGGAGATGAAAAAGAAGTTTCAGAAGTACTGGATATATCCATGGTCTGATGGCTATTGCCACTGTTCTTGACCCAAGGTACAAACTCCATATGGTGCAGGCTTTGTACGGTCCTCTCTATGGACCTGAGGCTGCAATTCAAGAGGTTGCGCGCGTGAAGCAATTGCTCCGAGAACTGTTGGTTCAATACCAAGATGCCTCTTCTGCGGGAACATCAAATGTTGCTAGTGCTTCACAACCCACTTCTTCAGCTTCACAGGAAgaagtttttgacatatttgaacaGTACATGTCTTCACAACCTACTGCTTCATCTTTCCTGGTTCATACAGAGCTAGACATGTATTTAGAAGAGCCAGTTTTGCCAAGAACACTTGATTTTGATATCATCAATTGGTGGAAGTTTGGGGGGATAAAATATCCAACTCTACAGCTTATTGCTCATGACATCTTGCCTATTCCGGTCACAACAGTAGCATCGGAATCTGCATTCTCTACAAGTGGTAGAATCCTTAGCCCTCACCGCAGTAGGCTTGCACCAAAGATGGTTGAAGCTATAATGTGTATGCAGGCTTGGTCTAATGCTGACATGCTAGGCAAGACAATTCAAATGTTGCTCTTTTGCTCCTATTTTACTGCTATTGTGTTGTTGTTACACTACTTATTTTTACTTAGATAATTTACTAGAATATATACCTAAATCAGTTACACTACTGCCATCTAATTTTACATTCTTTGCAATTTTAGGTGAGAACAATTCATCACTGTCTACTGAGTTTCAAACTTGTCTTGATGATGAGGACGAACCAATGGTAACTTGACATTCTCAATCTCATCTTATGTCTTGATTTCATTTGCAACTAGCACATGCAACTTTCAATCTTATGTCTTGATTTCATGCAACTTTCTAAATTATCTTGTACTATTTCCATGATCAGGATGAGGAACTCTCCACTTGCAATAACTATTAGGCTTGTTGCTTTCTTCCATGGAGTCATGAATGAATAAAATGGAGGACCGAGGAGCTACTGTGATGGGCTCTTCAAGTCTTCATTTCATTTATTCTGCTTACCATGCTTGTGTTATGTTAAGAATTAGAACTTTCGGCTTGTAATCGTACAAAGTGTTGTCGTTTGTGCCAATCGTACTTCCAGTTTATCAATTATGTGGTTAGACTTGAGTTGAGATGGTTGAATCTGTCAAACTTATTATGGTCAGACATGGGATAATTAAATTTGTCAAAATTATTGTGTTTGTGCTGCTAATTTACTGCTGTGTAATGTGTTTGTGCTTCTATACGGGAAGATTGCTACAAAAATTATTTTGGTTTGTTATGCCAATGTATTGATGTTTTGTTGCTATAACGGATGATTGAATCTGTCAAAAAAATATTGTGGTTTGTGCTCCTCTTTTACTGTTGTTGGTCTCCATGGGGATCGGGTACCCGTTGTTAGCGGGGATGGGGATtgtcccccccccctccccgccaAGGTTGGTTGGGCTAGCAGGGACGTGTATTAGCGGGTATCGGGGCGAGGATGGTGGCGTGCCCCCCGATGATCCTCGTCCCCGTTGCCATCTTGAGTCATGTGTGGCTGGGTTCACCCCACGACCCTTTTGCAATTCACTAGGAAaaaggcccgtgcattgcaacgagaGAAAGAAAATCCTCTCATATCTCTACCTGGGTCAGTTGAACAAACTGTGTGTGGCCGGTTCGCGGGTTCTAAGATTGAACCCTGCCATCGGCTATTTATTTTTTGCTAGCTCTCCGGACCTGGGCCACAATGCACCGTCAGGTGGGCTCCCTTCGTTGGGCCAAAATGGGTGATAAGTAACGAAACTAAATAGCATAAGTGAAATTAATTGAAGCGGGACCAAACAaagcgggacgaaaccaagaatatcacctccctttaatagtaggtaggtATAGGTATATCTCTAGCTGGGTCAGTTTAACAAACTCTGCGTGGCCGGTTCGTAGGTTATGGGATCGAACCCTGCCATTGGCTATTTTATTTTTTGCCAGCTCTCTGGACCTAGGCCACAATGCGCTGTTAGGTGGGCTTTCTTCGTTGGGCCAAAATGGATGGCAAGTAACGAAATCAAATAGTGTAAATGAAATTAATTGAAGTGGGACGAAACTAAGAATATcacctccctttaatagtaggtatatatatatatatatatatatatatatatatatatatatatatatatatatatatatatatataagtatagATATACATATAGATAtagagtaggtatagatatagatgtaaaCCTGGCAATTGAGTAATAAAGTTAGTTTACCGCTAAAAAAACGTACGTACTTTACGTCTATCCTGCTGGCTGCTGTCCACGATCATCGATCTTGCGGATTTTAATCCAGTTGTCGTCCGTCCATCCCGCCACGGTGGTGGCCTGTAACCAATCCATGTGTATATCGCTTCGTACGTACTGTGGACAGTGCTACGCCCGTACCGGACGCACGGAAGATGACAAAGACTTAGCGCACGCCATACGTCCATATGGACAAATTGAGGAGAAACTCCCATATCAATTTAATTAACTGTTCTCATAACCAATGGTGCAGCATACAAAATACATTGCTCCCGGCCGGCCATGTCGTGCGAGTGGGTCCGTGGATGTACGCGTCATGCGTGGACCATGAAGGTGATCAGGGTGGTAcactagtactagctagctaggatGGTGATAGggctgatgcgtgcatgcatgcatcgagCAGCCTCTAGCTAGGTATAGTAGATCAATAAGAACATCTCCAATAAGTGATATAGATGTAAAAATAGTCGAATTTTACATCATGAAGACCAAAAACAATGCTTCAACAGATAATGTAGATGTAAAAAAAAACTCTGCTTTTGCTCTAGATGTAAACTACATCACTTGGTGATGCAAATTTGCCTCACTTGGACCTCTCGTGTAAAATTCCCACCCCACGCCTGACTTCCCATCTGGCGCCGCCGGATCCCCATCGACGCCTCCCCCAACTCCACGGCTGCTAACACCGCTTCGACGCTCCTCACAATGGCCGCTTCCGCGTGTACCGCCGGTCATGCCGCGACCGCCACGGCCATGCTTGCCCCAAATCGGCGCGGTGGATTTGTTGTCCTatgtcccgccgccgccgccgctggaatGGTACCACTGGCGAGGAAGAAGGCCGCCCACCTGCCGCCACCGGATCCCCAAGGACGCCTCCTCCGACCCCGTCGTGGCTTCGTCCCAAGAGAAGAAGATGaaggcggccgcagctgctgctgcTTCGACGTCATCGCCCGCGGCTGCTGCTCCTGCCACGcctcctcccccaccacctcccctCACGGTGCCAACCATGGTGGAGGAGCCGTTGATGCCCGTCGTCATCATCTTCAATTTTACATCACCCGTTGGAGCACTAGCTATTTTTACATCATGCATGTGTTGGAGTTGGACATTTTTTATTGTGTAAAAACCATTTTTTATGATATATTTtgaccatctattggagatgctctataaGTACGTCCGGAGCAAGCTAAGCTTGTCGGAGCAGTACACATCTTGTGACGTTTGAGCGTACGTTGTCACTTTTGAGCGTCTTCGATCCTAGCCACCCTGCACGCCTGTTTCCCGTTCTATGCTTAGCTGTCCCTTCTCTTGGAGGCACACTGCACTTAATGTATTCCCTAATGTCTCATGGGGTACGGTGTAAACTTGCAATCAGAGTGAGAAACCTAGCTAGCATATATTGCTGTCTCTCTTTGAGAACCTTCTTCTACAGCTCTCCCACCCATCCCACCCTGGGATAGCGCGTTTACGATGTGCATGCGCGTCGTAGCTGTGTCTGATCTTGTGGCCACCACTGTTCTGATCTCTGCGTCCAATATATCCCTCCGTGCGTGCTAGTTGCTTTGCTCCAACTTACAGAGCTAGCTAGCATGGCAATGGAGCAGCTGGGAACCTCCACAATGCTGGTGCTATtgctcgccttcatctacctcgtcCTCCGGCTCAGGCGCAAGACCAGCAAGCCGCACACGCTCCCGCTCCCGCCGGGCCCTGCGCCGTGGCCGGTGGTTGGCAGCTTGCCGGAGATGATGCTCAACAAGCCCGCGTTCCGGTGGATCCACCGGATGATGGAGGAGATGGGCACCGACATCACCTGCGTCCGCCTCGGCGGCGTCCACGTCGTCGCCATCACCTGCCCCACCATCGCCCGCGAGGTGCTCAGGAAGCAGGACGCCACCTTCGCCTCCCGCCCGCTAACCTTCGCTTCCGCCGCCTTCAGCCGCGGATACAAGAACGCCGTGTTGTCGCCGTTTGGGGACCAGTGGAGGAAGATGCGGCGGGTGCTCACCTCCGAGATCATCTGCCCCTCCCGCCACCGATGGCTCCACGACCGCCGCGCTGACGAGGCCGACAACCTCACCAGCTACGTCTACAACCTCGCCACCGCCGCGAAGGGGTCATCGTCAGGCAGTGGCGCGGTGGACGTGAGGCACGTCGCGAGGCACTACTGCGGCAATGTCATCCGCCGGCTCCTATTCGGCAGGCGATACTTCGGTGAGCCCGGACGCCGCGATGGCGGGCCCGGGCCCTTGGAGGTAGAGCACATGGACGCCTTGTTCACCTCCCTCGGGCTCCTCTACGCCTTCTGCGTCTCCGACTACCTTCCCTGGCTGCGCGGCTTCGACCTCGACGGCCATGAGAAGATGGTCAAGGAGGCCAACGCAACCCTGAACCGGCTGCACGACGCCGTCATCGACGAGCGATGGGGGCAGTGGAAGTCCGGCGAGAAGAAGGAGCTTGATGACTTCCTGGACGTGCTCATCACGCTCAAAGACGCCGAGGGGAAGCCGCTGCTCACCATCGAGGAGATCAAAGCACAGTCTCAGGTTGGTAACCACTTTCCAATATTATGAAGTCACATATGCATGCATGGTCAACGCATGTCAAACATTTACAAGGTGCAAAGAAAGTGGACTGGCCAACTAATGTGTTGCATACGTGGCATGTGCATGCAGGACATAACCTTTGCAGCCGTTGATAACCCATCAAACGCGGTGGAGTGGGCCCTTGCAGAGATGGCAAACGCGCCGGAGGTGATGGCGAAGGCGATGGAGGAGATGGACCGCGTGGTGGGCTGGGAGCGGCTGATGCAGGAGTCAGATATCCCCCAACTCAGCTACATTAAGGCGTGCATCCGAGAAACATTCCGGCTGCACCCTGTTGCACCTTTCAACGTGCCGCATGTCGCACTCGCCGACACCAACGTTGCTGATTACCACATACCCAAGGGAAGCCATGTCATCCTCAGCCGCACTGGACTCGGCAGGAACCCAACCATCTGGAATGAGCCGCTCCGCTTCATACCAGAGCGCCACATTAATATGACCACGGATGATGTGGCACTCACAGAGAACGAGCTGAGGTTCATCTCTTTCAGCACCGGCCGTCGTGGGTGCGTGGCGACATCGCTTGGGACGGCAATGTGCATGATGCTCTTCGGCAGGCTTCTGCAAGGGTTCACTTGGAGCAAGCCAGTTGGATTGGCGGCTATAGATCTCAGCGAGTCAGATCATGATGTGTTCCTGGCCAAGCCATTGATGATGTATGCTCAGCCGCGTCTGCCGGTGCACCTCTACCATGCCGCAGCCATCTAATATATCTTCAGAAAAATATTGTTGAAAAATAATATAGCTCAATTGATTGTCACCATGATGTGAGCCAAGATCACCTTGATCTCCACCTGAAGTAAGTTTGTGTGCATACATGTTGTTGGCCGTGACTACAACCCAGTTGGCTTGAAAATAATCATTTTCATTGATAgccattgatgcggagcatcccacttgatacataagatgagacctcgactactCTCCATGAGTGTTCATCcttatgtacactccgactactctccaagccccaaggatacataagatgagacctcgaccacTTGAAAATAATATAGCTCAATTGATTGTCACCATGAGTGTTCATCCTTATGTACACTCCgattactctccaagccccaaggatacataagatgagacctcgactatacaccattggacacaaggtgaactcgctcctcttcgaactttcactttctacatatgagacatggctactacctccaacgtgtgtgctatgcatgatcaggtacataGAGGAAAGCCAaggagccaccacatccaacggacgagctagcgaggacgccaagtacaaggaccaagagaagaagctccagccaccggacgaccggtcgggaccggacgtccaacgcctgaagacccaccggacgaccggcccggacTGGACGACCGGCGACCCCGCACCCGAGCCAAAATgagcggacgtccgacaagtcccggACGTCCGACACACTCCAGCGTCCGGACGTCCGACCGTCCCCGGAAATCCAGCGCCACCTCAACCGAGACAAAACGCCGGACGTCTGACAAGTAcaggacgaccggaccctcgcgagccaccggatgtCCGGTACCTGTCGGGTGACCGGcgcctgtgcgctgccatgtgttgggccgcagcccatgtaccccttcacttaccccttcgtggccctagactatatatactcctccacctccaccatttgagggttagcaaaggattagctcatattttgtgtgagagctttgctcatccacttggttaccttctcctcggagattcgagcctccaccggagaagatcccccaagcggagtcaagacccctctttagggaagaactcaagacctcctcacggagaagaccggttaccgtgtatcgtccgttgttgactttagatcgtgtatcttctcttatgtattcgaggatctagcacatgtgtaacttGTTGTtgctagtttgagtgttcctcttgtgtttcgccTTGTGTTTTCTCTCTTTTCCCTCTCGTGTTCCTcgagttcttcgcgggatccgctcctttcgtgaaagatcgaccgattagggttctaccctacatcatcttgatatcatgagccatgttgatcacgatttcggagcctcccctcgttgttttctagcctaattttgttgtgttattccccaatttcgaaaatccccaccaaaaatagccccaattttttgtgatttgttggtttgacgaagttttgttggatttgatccatagatttgcttggtttcaagtggatccagcatctccccaagtttttgttggggaacgtagcagaattttaatattttctatgcatcaccaagatcaatctatggagtcatctagcaacgagggagagaatggtgcatctacatacccttgtagatcgcgcgcggaagcgttcaagagaacggggttgatggagtcgtactcgtcgtgatccaaatcaccgatgacctagcgccgaacggacggcacctccgcgttcaacacacgtacggttggaagacgtctcctccaacttgatccagcaagggggaaggagaggttgatggagatccagcagcacaacggcgtggtggtggaaactatggcgatctcggcagggcttcgccgagcactacgagaaggagaggtgtcacgggagggagagggaggcgccaggggctagggtgcggctgccctccctccccccactatatatagggtccctaggggcgccggccctaggagtgttggaaatatgccctagaggcaataataaattagttattattatatttccttgttcatgataatcgtttattatccatgctagaattgtattgataggaaactcagatacatgtgtggatacatagacaacaccatgtccctagtaagcctctagttgactagctcgttgatcaatagatggttacggtttcctgaccatggacattggatgtcattgataacaggatcacatcattaggagaatgatgtgatggacaaagacccaatcctaagcgtagcacaagatcatgtagttcgtatgctaaagcttttctaatgtcaagtatcatttccttagaccatgagattgtgcaactcccgaataccgtaggagtgctttgggtgtaccaaacgtcacaacgtaactgggtggctataaaggtacactacatgtatctccaaaagtgtctgttgggttggcacgaatcgagactgggatttgtcactctgtgtaaacggagaggtatctctgggcccactcggtaggacatcatcataatgtgcataatgtgatcaaggagttgatcacgggatgatgtgttatggaacgagtaaagagacttgccggtaacgagattgaacaaggtatcgggataccgacgatcgaatctcgggcaagtatcgtaccgatagacaaagggaattgtatacgggattgattaagtccttgacatcgtggttcatccgatgagatcatcgtggaacatgtgggagccaacatgggtacccagatcccgctgttggttattgaccggaggacgtctcggtcatgtctgcatgtctcccgaacccgtagggtctacacacttaaggttcggtgacgctagggttatagagatattagtatgcggta is drawn from Triticum dicoccoides isolate Atlit2015 ecotype Zavitan chromosome 4A, WEW_v2.0, whole genome shotgun sequence and contains these coding sequences:
- the LOC119283854 gene encoding tyrosine N-monooxygenase-like — protein: MEQLGTSTMLVLLLAFIYLVLRLRRKTSKPHTLPLPPGPAPWPVVGSLPEMMLNKPAFRWIHRMMEEMGTDITCVRLGGVHVVAITCPTIAREVLRKQDATFASRPLTFASAAFSRGYKNAVLSPFGDQWRKMRRVLTSEIICPSRHRWLHDRRADEADNLTSYVYNLATAAKGSSSGSGAVDVRHVARHYCGNVIRRLLFGRRYFGEPGRRDGGPGPLEVEHMDALFTSLGLLYAFCVSDYLPWLRGFDLDGHEKMVKEANATLNRLHDAVIDERWGQWKSGEKKELDDFLDVLITLKDAEGKPLLTIEEIKAQSQDITFAAVDNPSNAVEWALAEMANAPEVMAKAMEEMDRVVGWERLMQESDIPQLSYIKACIRETFRLHPVAPFNVPHVALADTNVADYHIPKGSHVILSRTGLGRNPTIWNEPLRFIPERHINMTTDDVALTENELRFISFSTGRRGCVATSLGTAMCMMLFGRLLQGFTWSKPVGLAAIDLSESDHDVFLAKPLMMYAQPRLPVHLYHAAAI